GCCTCTTCGTAATCCACTACTCCTACCGCgccatcctcttcccactcctccaaccatCCATGGCACCAATGCACCTCTCCATCtgggcctcggccttctccttccaaGTCATCAACGGGCTCATGCTCGGGTCCTGGCTAGGCGGGTACGGACCAACCTCACAAGAAGACTGGGATAACCTCTTGCCGTTTGGAACACTGCAGTTCAGCGTTGGCATCGCGATTTTTTACGTGGGGCTGGCGGCGAATTACtatcatgatgatgagctgagggagataaggaggagggagaaccATCGCCAGGATAGGCTGGTTAAAGAAGGcagggtgaagaggggggatgtgAGCAGGCATTATGAGGTTCCCAAGGCGGGCTTGTTCAAGTACATGTTGTATCCGCATTACTTTGTCGAGTGGGTCGAGTGGTTTGGGTATTGGACTGCGGCGGGGTACGGGTGTGTGCCAGCGAGGTGTTTCTTGTTCAATGAGGTTGCGTCGATGTTGCCCAGAGCGGTGAGGGGGAAGGCCTGGTATGTTGAGAAATtcggggaggagaaggtgggcaAGAAGTGGGCGGTTATTCCGGGGGTTTGGTAGGATCAcgaagggaaagggggggaggaggtaagATGGGCgtgagggagggggtagTGGCCAGAGAAAGGAGGATAATGGTTTGGTCGACGAGCTGGAGTTGAGCTTGGTCCAGAGAATAAGCACACGATGACTTTCACGAGATATGCCATGACATATATCGCCAGGTCAGTGACAACGACGACGTGAATAACTATATCTTGTTATCTATCAGAGTGCCTCCCCGACCATCAAGCAAATATATCCTGCTAGCAATGCTCCAAAACACCCCTTTTTAGACTCCTTTAAATACCCGTAGCCTCCCGATAGAAACTCAAACTCCGACTAGCACCCGCCGCGCAAAACCTATCTCCTTTACCCATCCCAGGCCCAAGCGCACGTTCGGTCGGTGGCAACCAGCGTACACACCACAAAGCCTTGTCCGTCTCGCTGTGCGTAGCCACACAAGCCCCCCTTGCAACATCCCagaccttgaccttgccatCCAGCTGCCCACTGAGGAGGTAGTCTCCCGTATCGTTCCAGTCGAGTGATGTGATCCACGATGGCCTGTTACCCGGCGCGCTCAAGTTCGCGACGTGCTCTCCATGCTCCATGTCATAGAGAGCGATGATACCGGCGTTGCCGGCAGCAGCCAGCCTCTTGCAGCCAGGTGAGAAGGCTACGGTTCGTACCGGTTTGGCGAGACCTATCCCTCTGTCAGCTTTTGTCCCTCAAAACAAAGTGAAAGATGAACCCACCAGAAAGCGAATaaaccatcctccccgcatCATTATTAAAGACATACACCCCCCCATTCTCATGCCCCGACGCCGtcaacctcccatccctACTCAAATCCACCGCCATCGCAAAactgccccctcccccggcagctcctctcccacccccggTCTCGTACGTCTGTATCTTCTCCTTCGCTGTCAAGTCCCAGACGTGGATTCTCCCATCACTAGTGGTGCACGCCAAAAAGTTCTCGTCAGCGCTCAGCGCAATCGCCCAGACGTCCCCCTTGCCGTTGTCGGAAACGGTTGGGATCTCCCATTGGAGTTCGTATTCTTTTCTATCGGGCTTCAACCGCCAGATCTTGACATCGCCGCCGAAGCCGACCGAGGCAAAGATGTTGCCTGTTTGGGGGCcgcgggcggtggtgaggtggtggcagcCGAGTTTGTGGGCGTTGGGGATGGTTTGGGCAAGGGGGTAggttggggcggtggtgtcgtggatgcggagggaggaggagcctgaggaggagatgaggcttgagggggtgggtgcgagggagaagatgtCGGCCGGGTGGGCTGTGAGGAGAACTGGTGTTAGCTATCAAGGAAGATGGCGGGGCGAATTGCGATTGCTCGCCTACCTTGGTCGACCGTGTGGGCGGTAAGATATTGTTTAGACTGGAGAGTATGTTAGTACGTGATTGACAAACAAGCACGACACGAGAGACATACCATTGTCACCTATCCATGAAATCATGTGATTTTGAGAAAGGGTTTTGTTGGAGAGATCAAGAATGGGATCCGATGCGACTTGCTGGCGGTTGAGCAGCTGCCCTGGGAAGGTTTATGGTGGGGTAGCTGTTCTTGGAGACGTCACTGCGGCAGGCAGTGAGTGGGCTGGAAGGATGCAGCATATAAATCTTGAAATCCACATTGGACTACTACTAGTGATTTTTGGAGTATTCACTTTGAATATGCTATTTTGGTTTGTTTCATTTTCCAGGGCAGTTGTCGATAGCCACCCTTATAGGCACAAGAGCCCTTTAGAATACACGTGCGTGCTGTTGCTTGTCACAGCACTACACTGTTAAGTATAGACATATACATGTACGTCCAGGACATTCTCTCCACGTCCTGTCCACAAGCTTGAAGAGTTGGTATTTCCTACGCCTGACAACTTCAACACTGACCCCTGACCTCAGCCCaacagcacctcctcccgtTCTTATTCAGCCATTTATTTGGTCTTAGCCTtgacctcttcctccgcttgagcctcctccttggccttggcctcctggTGCAGGAATCCTCTGAGTCCTGAAGAAACAGTCAGCTTATATGGAATCGCCCCTGAGCAGAATTTCCTTACTTGATGCGCAGGTAGGGCAGACATAATGCATACGCTTCATCCCACCACACGCCGGGCAGACGCAAAGTGCCGTTACGTCCTTGATAGCCTTGCCGGCCATTTGTCTGTGTCTCTTCTTCATGTGCgatgtcttcttctttggtaCAGCCTTGAGAATACCCTCCCAAATCCCCTCCAAGACTTCTGGTAATGATGGAAGACCGAGCGAGATGCCTACTGGGATGGcgatgttgaggttgggaaaCAGGGGGAGCGAGAGCTGTCGTACAAGAACCTGGGCCCTTGATGCCGAGAAGActgttggtgggaggagtctggggaggaaagaggccgaggaagccaTCCTCATTGTTGGTGCCGCCATTGCCATTTTTGCTTGGTGATATTCTTGAATTTCGAACTCGATTGTACCGCCAAAGTAACTCGTCTGAAATAGACCAAtgccttcctttccctctcaATATTCCGGTATGTCCTCCTCTCGTGGCTGTACCGTGGCGCTGTGGATGACGCTGTCGGGTCGGTCTCGGTCGTCGACCCAAAAAATATTGTCGGCCGGTGCTCTTCGCGATGGATTGTCCCACCACTTCAATCCACTCGAGACATTGAAAAAGAATGGGCCGGGATGGCACGGtccctctcctgcttctGAGCTGCCACTGCAGCGCTGGAGAATGCGCTAAGACCCTCTAAACCCAATTGAGGTTGTGCCTGGGGCAGCAGCTCCACCAGGCCAATCAGGTGCCGGCTATGACCcgtccccctttccccagcTGGCGAGCGACCCCTTGGACGGAAATTATTGTTTGGCACACGCTGTCGGCAGGAAAGGTCCACGGTGCTACCACGAAAATCCCCCAACCATTCGAAACCTCAACCCGACAGCAACTCTCGTCGATACactccatcttcacctcTCCATATCCCCCGTGAGCGCCTCTATTTCCTGGTGCTTTGCCCCTGTCTGCTTTTTGGAATAGCTCCATAGCGTGTCTCCCGTCTCCCGTCTTCAGCCAGTTATAACCTACCGCCACAATGGCCGCCATgcctgctgccaccatctACCCCCAGAGCCACGTCGGTTTCGACAGCATCACGTCCCAGATCGAGCGCAAGTTGCTCAAGCGTGGCTTCCAGTTCAACGTCATCTGCGTCGGTCAGTCTGCTTCTCCCAACTAACACTTTCCATTCTCCACTCCTCCCGTTCGCGAGCTGGGATTGACGTGTCTCGTGCAATGCAGGCCAGACGGGTCTCGGCAAGTCGACCTtgatcaacaccatcttcgcCTCGCACCTCATCGAGTCCAAGGGCAGGTTGCTCCCTGACGAGACCATTcgctccaccaccgagaTCCAGTCCGTTTCGCACATCATCGAGGAGAACGGCGTCCGCCTCAGACTTAACATTGTCGATACCCCCGGCTATGGcgacctcatcaacaacgacagGTGCTGGGATCCTATCGTCAAGTACATCAAGGACCAGCATTCGGCCTACCTCCGCAAGGAGCTCACTGCCCAGCGTGAGCGCTACATTCAGGACACGCGCATCCACTGCTGCTTGTTCTTCATCCAGCCATCGGGTCACTCCCTTAAGCCCATCGATATTGTCGTGCTCAAGAAGCTCTCTGATGTTGTCAACGTCGTTCCCGTCATCGCCAAGTCCGATTCCCTGACTTTGGAGGAGCGCATGGCTTTCAAGGAGCGCatcaaggaggagtttgctttccacaacctcaagatGTACCCCTATGACAACGAGGAatttgacgacgaggagcgTGCTGTCAACAGCCAGATTAAGGTGAGTTAATAATTTTGGGTCACTATTAGGTCTTCGCTAACATGATTTTCAGAGCTTGATTCCTTTCGCCGTCGTCGGTTCCGAGAAGTCAatcatcgtcaacaacaagcaagtCCGCGGCCGCCAGAACCGGTGGGGAGTGATCAACGTTGAGGACGAGACCCACTGCGAGTTTGTTTACCTCCGAAatttcctcctccgcacCCACCTCCAGGACCTCATCGAGACGACATCTCAAATTCACTACGAGACCTTCCGCGCCAAGCAGCTCTTGGCCCTCAAGGACCCCAGCGCCCAGGGCCACGGCAGCAGACCCATCAGCCCGGCTGCTGACCGCGAGATGAGCCGCAGCTCGCAAAGAATGACCATGAACGGCTACTAAGACAACCGAGCCTCTAATCAcgcatacacacacacacacacttaCACTTATAGTAGTGTTTATTCGTCGCCTACAACATATGACCATGACAGACCTTTTGATATCCCGGCAGAAGCAGTGCAGTGCCACCAGAAACGCAGAAAAAGCTCTTACAACATCGAAACGAGAACGGGGGGACGGAGCAGCGAGGGTTGTGGGGAGGGAAAATAGCGAGGCGCATATGTGATTGCGGTTTGGCCGTCTGGTGTTTTATGTCGTCTTGTTGGCAGTTATTCCGGTGGACTGGACTCTTCTTATTATcctattttctttttattatccGAAGCTCTTTCGCATCTTTGCaactttttttcccttttcttcttttaaTTACCCCGGGCCCTCCACAAATTAATAGAGAGCTAGTTTCGATACCTGACGGAGAATACAGATGATATGTTATGAATGTGTATTTGAAACCGGACTGTCTTGAGTTGATGATCGGTGTCCGTTGTCCGTTTGAACTGGCCATCAAGAGTCCGGctgttggtgggttggttgtagctgggttagggtttatAGCTCCAACCGCCACTGACGCGTTTAGACGCGACCAATTACTGCGGACCAAGAACTTAAAAATCGACAACTCACTTCTGAGATTGTAGCTTGCCATCAACTAGTTTTCAATCATTAATGAAATCTGGAGTTTTTGTTCCTTTTTGTTGATACCCTCCAACgtatctctttttttcttttttcttgtctcACTCCTTCCAACAatgccaccacccaaaaagGTTGACAAAGGGATCGTTTCCCTCGACCGGGAAACTCCCATTCAGGAGGAGGTCAAACCGCTGATAGAAGACATCCTGAGGACAAATTACTGTGTTCAGAGGTCGGTGTTTCTTGTAGAGGGGATCGACatggtgagggtggttggtggggcggggaagatggtgaggttgctgttgggggatgggaagctgGTGATTCAGGGGTTTGTGAAGGGAGTTATGCActgggttgtggagggggggaaggtttttgagggggggtaTGTCAGGTTGGATAAgtttgaggtggttgagatcgagggggagagggtgttggtgattggggatttgaggattgtggggtgggatgagggTTATTTgggggttttgaggggggagggcagGGAGGTTAAGGATGTCGGGGggctgagggaggggggaacgGGGGGGGAAaggttgtttgggttggagaggagggttagggagatggaggttaggagggagagggagagggagagggaggaagaggagaggaggagggaggaggggagcagaaaggagctggaggctgaggttgttgagcgGGAAAAGCAGGCTGTTGA
The window above is part of the Podospora bellae-mahoneyi strain CBS 112042 chromosome 3, whole genome shotgun sequence genome. Proteins encoded here:
- a CDS encoding hypothetical protein (COG:I; EggNog:ENOG503P0N4) is translated as MATSTLGLIPNWYPPTRENYDLILSLWKWFPAFASLQWATTWYGMGKTSLPSPLNLPGRLAWLTMESPGFLTLLYTFFRLPPQLSVTDLPWQNSVLAGLFVIHYSYRAILFPLLQPSMAPMHLSIWASAFSFQVINGLMLGSWLGGYGPTSQEDWDNLLPFGTLQFSVGIAIFYVGLAANYYHDDELREIRRRENHRQDRLVKEGRVKRGDVSRHYEVPKAGLFKYMLYPHYFVEWVEWFGYWTAAGYGCVPARCFLFNEVASMLPRAVRGKAWYVEKFGEEKVGKKWAVIPGVW
- the rec14 gene encoding Ski complex subunit Rec14 (EggNog:ENOG503NWRU; COG:S); amino-acid sequence: MAVDLSRDGRLTASGHENGGVYVFNNDAGRMVYSLSGLAKPVRTVAFSPGCKRLAAAGNAGIIALYDMEHGEHVANLSAPGNRPSWITSLDWNDTGDYLLSGQLDGKVKVWDVARGACVATHSETDKALWCVRWLPPTERALGPGMGKGDRFCAAGASRSLSFYREATGI
- a CDS encoding hypothetical protein (COG:J; EggNog:ENOG503P7F9) produces the protein MAMAAPTMRMASSASFLPRLLPPTVFSASRAQVLVRQLSLPLFPNLNIAIPVGISLGLPSLPEVLEGIWEGILKAVPKKKTSHMKKRHRQMAGKAIKDVTALCVCPACGGMKRMHYVCPTCASRLRGFLHQEAKAKEEAQAEEEVKAKTK
- the CDC10 gene encoding cell division control protein (COG:D; COG:T; COG:Z; EggNog:ENOG503NUHB), with amino-acid sequence MAAMPAATIYPQSHVGFDSITSQIERKLLKRGFQFNVICVGQTGLGKSTLINTIFASHLIESKGRLLPDETIRSTTEIQSVSHIIEENGVRLRLNIVDTPGYGDLINNDRCWDPIVKYIKDQHSAYLRKELTAQRERYIQDTRIHCCLFFIQPSGHSLKPIDIVVLKKLSDVVNVVPVIAKSDSLTLEERMAFKERIKEEFAFHNLKMYPYDNEEFDDEERAVNSQIKSLIPFAVVGSEKSIIVNNKQVRGRQNRWGVINVEDETHCEFVYLRNFLLRTHLQDLIETTSQIHYETFRAKQLLALKDPSAQGHGSRPISPAADREMSRSSQRMTMNGY